One Epidermidibacterium keratini DNA segment encodes these proteins:
- the trhO gene encoding oxygen-dependent tRNA uridine(34) hydroxylase TrhO, with product MVMPKIVLFYSFTPLADPEAVRLWQTELCERLELTGRIIVSPHGINATVGGALVDVKQYVRRTRAYFGDIDVKWSDGTGADFPKLSVKVRDELVTFGAPSEIEVDEHGVVGGGVHLAPEAVHELVGQRGDEVVFFDGRNGLEAQLGRFRGAVVPDVGATRDFLAELDSGKYDELKGRPIVTYCTGGIRCEVLSALMIRRGFGEVYQLDGGIVRYGEKYGDDGLWEGSLYVFDGRQRVDFSDHAAVVGSCAACGAATNELMDCAQPGCKAHQIMCPACVATSPLCTTHRSER from the coding sequence ATCGTCATGCCCAAGATCGTGCTGTTCTACTCCTTCACCCCGCTTGCCGACCCCGAGGCCGTGCGACTGTGGCAGACCGAGCTGTGCGAGCGACTCGAGCTGACCGGGCGGATCATCGTCTCGCCGCACGGAATCAACGCCACGGTCGGTGGCGCGCTGGTCGACGTCAAGCAGTATGTGCGGCGTACTCGTGCCTACTTCGGTGATATAGATGTGAAGTGGAGCGACGGCACGGGCGCGGACTTTCCGAAGCTCTCGGTCAAGGTGCGTGATGAGCTCGTCACGTTTGGCGCGCCGTCCGAGATTGAGGTCGACGAACACGGCGTGGTCGGCGGGGGAGTGCACCTTGCCCCGGAAGCCGTGCATGAGCTGGTTGGGCAGCGTGGCGACGAGGTCGTCTTCTTCGACGGTCGCAACGGGCTGGAGGCGCAGCTCGGCCGGTTCCGAGGAGCCGTCGTCCCCGACGTCGGGGCGACTCGCGACTTTCTCGCCGAGCTCGACAGCGGCAAGTACGACGAGCTGAAAGGGCGTCCGATCGTCACCTACTGCACCGGCGGCATCCGCTGCGAGGTGCTGTCGGCACTGATGATCCGCCGCGGGTTTGGTGAGGTCTACCAGCTCGACGGCGGGATCGTGCGGTACGGCGAGAAGTACGGCGACGACGGCCTGTGGGAGGGCTCGCTCTACGTCTTCGACGGGCGGCAGCGCGTGGACTTCAGCGACCATGCCGCGGTAGTCGGTTCATGTGCCGCGTGCGGCGCCGCGACCAACGAGCTGATGGACTGCGCCCAGCCGGGATGCAAGGCGCACCAGATCATGTGCCCGGCCTGCGTCGCCACCTCACCCCTGTGCACCACCCACCGATCCGAACGTTAA
- a CDS encoding nitroreductase family protein: protein MTQCAVPQPPALHPALASRRSPDVFDAGAEVSPAEVDVLLDAARLAPSAGNSQPWRFIVGRRDDPVHRRIAAHLAPSSARWAPGASLLVVNLAQVYVEDTTDWPYSEFSHYDLGQAVAHMTIQGLAMGLDSHQFRAFDRAGVAAEFGVPDHWEVTSMTAIGRAPLRAANAVQVRASREEVTWARDS from the coding sequence ATGACACAGTGCGCCGTACCGCAGCCGCCCGCCTTGCATCCCGCACTTGCGAGCCGACGTAGTCCGGACGTGTTTGATGCGGGGGCTGAGGTCTCGCCAGCGGAAGTCGACGTACTGCTCGACGCGGCGCGGTTGGCACCGTCGGCCGGAAACTCGCAGCCATGGCGGTTCATCGTCGGCCGGCGCGACGACCCGGTGCACAGGCGGATCGCCGCTCACCTCGCGCCCAGCTCCGCGCGGTGGGCACCCGGTGCATCGCTGCTCGTCGTCAACCTCGCGCAGGTGTATGTCGAAGACACCACCGACTGGCCGTACTCGGAGTTCTCGCACTATGACCTCGGGCAGGCCGTGGCGCACATGACGATCCAAGGGCTAGCGATGGGACTGGACTCCCACCAGTTCCGCGCGTTCGATCGAGCCGGCGTGGCCGCGGAGTTCGGCGTACCCGACCATTGGGAGGTCACGTCCATGACCGCGATAGGGCGAGCACCGCTACGTGCTGCGAACGCTGTCCAAGTTCGTGCCTCGCGCGAGGAAGTTACGTGGGCCAGGGATAGCTAG
- a CDS encoding M20 family metallo-hydrolase has translation MNGRPEDGSAEDDFLVDFATMSGFGATDRGGVDRQAATPEDGEQRRWMAGLLEGYGARVVYDRIGNQYGLFDLNPGAPYVLVGSHMDSQPTAGRYDGAYGVLAAAHAVRQVASDLAARRQTPKYNLAVVNWFNEEGSRFKPSMMGSGVYAGKLDLRRTLDAEDVAGVTVQDALEAIGMRADADAPPAAAYAEIHIEQGRGLEKDGLQIGLVRATWGANKYEFTVTGEQAHTGSTAMADRHDALLGASMLVVAARDIADMFDDGVLHSSVGQMLIYPNSPVVVASKVSLLLDLRSLDADVLAEADRVLHERIAQIQIAAGVEIDQATSHKWGVLPYADSGVALAEEVVRELGYSYGRTETLAGHDSTNLKDVVPTVMLFVPSVDGISHNEQEYTHDEDMIAGLAVLTSVVTRLADGALD, from the coding sequence ATGAACGGCAGACCGGAGGATGGCAGCGCGGAGGATGACTTCCTGGTCGACTTCGCGACGATGAGCGGCTTTGGCGCAACCGACCGCGGCGGCGTGGATCGCCAAGCGGCGACGCCCGAGGACGGCGAGCAGCGGCGGTGGATGGCGGGCCTGCTCGAGGGCTACGGCGCGCGCGTGGTCTACGACCGGATTGGCAACCAGTACGGGCTCTTCGATCTGAACCCCGGCGCGCCGTATGTCCTTGTCGGCTCGCACATGGACTCCCAACCGACGGCGGGCCGGTACGACGGGGCGTACGGCGTACTCGCTGCAGCTCACGCCGTGCGGCAGGTGGCGAGCGACTTGGCCGCGCGAAGGCAGACGCCGAAATACAACCTCGCCGTCGTCAACTGGTTCAACGAGGAAGGCAGCCGCTTCAAGCCGTCGATGATGGGCAGCGGCGTGTACGCCGGCAAGCTTGACCTCCGGCGCACCCTCGATGCCGAGGATGTCGCGGGCGTGACCGTGCAAGACGCTCTTGAGGCGATCGGGATGCGCGCGGACGCCGACGCACCACCAGCGGCGGCGTACGCCGAAATCCACATCGAGCAGGGTCGCGGGCTCGAGAAAGACGGGCTGCAGATCGGCCTGGTGCGGGCAACCTGGGGCGCCAACAAGTACGAGTTCACCGTGACCGGCGAGCAGGCGCACACGGGCTCGACCGCGATGGCAGACCGCCACGACGCGCTGCTCGGCGCCTCGATGCTCGTCGTCGCGGCGCGCGACATCGCAGATATGTTTGACGATGGCGTGTTGCACTCGTCCGTGGGGCAGATGCTGATCTACCCCAACTCGCCGGTCGTCGTCGCCAGCAAGGTGAGCCTGCTGCTGGACTTGCGCTCGCTCGATGCCGACGTACTCGCCGAGGCCGACCGTGTGCTGCACGAGCGCATCGCGCAGATCCAGATCGCGGCAGGGGTCGAGATCGACCAGGCCACCTCGCACAAGTGGGGCGTGCTGCCGTACGCCGACTCCGGGGTGGCCCTCGCGGAGGAGGTCGTTCGAGAGCTCGGCTATTCCTACGGGCGGACTGAGACGCTCGCTGGACACGACTCGACGAACCTGAAGGATGTCGTGCCGACCGTGATGCTCTTCGTGCCGAGCGTCGACGGGATCAGCCATAACGAGCAGGAATACACCCACGACGAGGACATGATCGCCGGGCTCGCCGTACTCACCTCAGTCGTCACGCGACTTGCGGACGGCGCTCTCGACTGA
- a CDS encoding type II secretion system F family protein, translated as MGALLGLVAGVGLLLIWWAIAVPERPRERRGTAIGRRRTDLLADAGLGSLTNTHLWLLQLASGFVIGLLILLVTRSVVIATVFAIGGFALPVAVVRRLRTKRRSDLREVWPEAIDHLTSAVRAGLSIPEALSALSHRGPVALRPAFEAFGSDYRASGRFSDCLDALKARLADPIGDRVIETLRVTREVGGAELGTVLRTLSRFLREEGRVRAEIESRKQATINGARLAVAAPWLVLLLLGSQSTTLAAYDTPVGLAILLAGAVVCVVAYRIMLRIGRLPEEERVLR; from the coding sequence ATGGGCGCGCTGCTGGGCCTGGTCGCCGGCGTCGGACTTTTGCTTATCTGGTGGGCAATCGCGGTTCCCGAGCGGCCACGCGAACGGCGGGGTACGGCGATTGGTCGTCGACGGACGGACCTACTGGCCGACGCGGGATTGGGTTCTCTCACCAACACTCATCTCTGGCTGCTGCAGCTAGCGTCCGGGTTCGTCATTGGGCTGCTGATCCTCTTGGTCACGCGCTCGGTCGTCATAGCGACCGTGTTTGCCATCGGCGGATTCGCTTTGCCGGTTGCCGTCGTACGCCGGCTGCGCACCAAGCGTCGCAGCGATCTTCGTGAGGTATGGCCTGAGGCGATCGACCACCTGACCTCCGCAGTGCGCGCGGGTCTGTCGATTCCGGAGGCGCTCAGCGCGCTGTCGCATCGCGGGCCGGTCGCGCTTCGACCGGCATTCGAGGCTTTCGGATCAGACTACCGTGCCAGTGGCCGGTTCTCGGACTGCCTCGATGCGCTCAAGGCGCGACTGGCAGATCCCATTGGCGACAGAGTTATCGAGACTCTTCGGGTGACCCGCGAGGTTGGCGGTGCCGAGCTCGGTACCGTCCTGCGCACCCTGTCGCGGTTCCTGCGCGAAGAGGGACGGGTGAGGGCCGAGATCGAGTCGCGCAAGCAGGCGACGATCAACGGAGCGCGACTTGCCGTCGCCGCGCCGTGGTTGGTCCTGTTGTTGCTGGGCAGTCAGTCGACCACCCTGGCGGCATACGACACTCCCGTCGGGCTGGCGATCTTGCTCGCCGGAGCGGTCGTCTGCGTCGTCGCCTACCGGATCATGCTGCGCATCGGCCGGCTGCCTGAAGAAGAGCGGGTGCTGCGATGA
- a CDS encoding type II secretion system F family protein, with translation MTMTVLGALLGLVAAGGLLLIITGAPPARTISLADRIAPYLRETPRPSRLIAPTHASGRGTLGRLTPQARRIAAAIDRWVGGSESVRRRLVALDDERTVEDIRFEQVVWAAIGLTTGALVGAVMSLLSGQVVVGSIALLAVAGLVGGVLGRDWWLTQQVRRRDERMLTEFPVVADLLALAVTAGEAPQAALERVSRLVGGELGRSIQRALADAKTGMPLAESLERMANASRLEPLSRFIDGIVVAMERGTPLADVLRAQAADVREQGKRRLLEAGGRKEVAMLVPVVFLVLPVTVLFALFPGLFSIIQLSR, from the coding sequence ATGACCATGACCGTGCTCGGGGCGTTGCTTGGGCTTGTAGCCGCCGGCGGACTGCTGCTGATCATTACCGGCGCGCCGCCGGCACGCACGATCAGTCTCGCTGACCGCATCGCGCCGTACCTGCGCGAGACGCCTCGCCCCTCGCGGCTCATCGCACCCACCCACGCGAGTGGTCGCGGAACACTTGGCCGCCTCACTCCACAGGCGCGTCGAATCGCGGCAGCCATCGACCGCTGGGTCGGCGGCTCGGAGTCGGTACGCCGCCGGCTTGTGGCGCTCGATGACGAGCGCACCGTGGAGGACATTCGGTTTGAGCAGGTCGTGTGGGCAGCGATCGGGCTGACGACCGGAGCGCTGGTCGGCGCGGTGATGTCGCTGCTGAGCGGGCAGGTGGTCGTCGGCTCGATCGCGCTGCTCGCCGTCGCTGGACTGGTAGGCGGCGTGCTTGGTCGTGACTGGTGGCTGACTCAGCAAGTGCGCCGCCGCGACGAGCGAATGCTCACCGAGTTTCCTGTCGTCGCAGACCTTCTTGCCTTGGCCGTGACTGCTGGCGAGGCGCCGCAGGCCGCGCTTGAGCGAGTGTCGCGGCTGGTCGGCGGCGAGCTCGGACGTTCGATTCAACGCGCCCTTGCCGATGCGAAGACCGGTATGCCGCTCGCGGAGTCGCTGGAGCGCATGGCAAACGCAAGCCGGCTTGAGCCGTTGAGTCGCTTTATCGATGGCATCGTCGTCGCGATGGAACGCGGCACGCCGCTGGCCGACGTACTGCGCGCTCAGGCCGCCGACGTGCGCGAGCAGGGCAAACGTCGGCTCTTGGAAGCCGGTGGCCGCAAGGAAGTCGCGATGCTCGTACCGGTCGTCTTCCTGGTGCTTCCGGTGACCGTCCTCTTCGCCCTGTTTCCCGGACTTTTCTCGATCATCCAGCTGTCGCGTTGA
- a CDS encoding CpaF family protein codes for MTVALEVVDSEVRELIRRRGLDPLADVEAVRMLVDEVIADYGDRALSSALPPISDPAALAKSVVNTVAGFGPIQPLLDDPEVEEIWINSPDRVFAARRGVSELTTVVLREKQLEDLVERMLRTSGRRIDLSSPFVDALMPDGSRLHVVIPDITRRHMSVNIRKFIVRAHSLTELVTLGTLTPHAAAFLEATMIAGLNVIVAGGTQSGKTTLLNALSNSIPAKERIVTVEEVFELQIRKPDVIGMQTRQASLEGSGEISMRRLVKESLRMRPSRIVIGEVRQDESLDMLIALNSGLPGACSLHANSAREAIAKLCTLPLLAGENISAAFVVPTVATAIDIVVHLRHDGHGNRRVTEILGLSGRTEGNVVETTDLFVTRTASNGEQLERATGFPPHAERYHRAGIDLARLMSTGPS; via the coding sequence GTGACGGTAGCGCTCGAAGTCGTGGACTCAGAGGTCCGCGAGCTGATCCGGCGGCGCGGACTCGATCCGCTCGCCGATGTCGAGGCCGTGCGCATGCTCGTCGACGAGGTGATCGCCGACTACGGCGATCGCGCCTTGAGCTCGGCCCTGCCGCCGATTTCTGATCCAGCAGCGCTGGCCAAGTCGGTCGTCAACACCGTTGCCGGATTCGGCCCAATCCAGCCACTGCTGGATGATCCCGAGGTCGAGGAGATCTGGATCAACTCACCGGATCGGGTGTTCGCCGCCCGTCGCGGGGTGAGCGAGCTGACGACCGTCGTACTGCGCGAGAAGCAGCTTGAGGATCTTGTCGAACGCATGCTGCGTACGTCGGGACGGCGGATCGACCTGTCGAGCCCGTTTGTCGATGCGCTTATGCCCGACGGCTCGCGGTTGCACGTCGTGATCCCGGACATCACGCGCCGCCACATGTCGGTCAACATTCGCAAGTTCATCGTGCGCGCTCACTCGCTGACTGAACTGGTGACGCTCGGGACGCTGACCCCGCACGCCGCGGCGTTCCTCGAGGCGACCATGATCGCTGGGCTCAACGTGATCGTCGCCGGCGGCACCCAAAGCGGCAAGACCACCCTGTTGAACGCCCTCAGCAACTCGATCCCGGCCAAAGAGCGCATCGTCACCGTCGAAGAGGTCTTCGAGTTGCAGATCAGAAAGCCTGATGTCATTGGGATGCAGACCCGGCAGGCGAGTCTGGAAGGCAGCGGCGAGATCTCGATGCGCCGGCTCGTCAAGGAGTCGCTGCGGATGCGCCCGAGCCGGATCGTGATTGGGGAGGTCAGGCAAGACGAGTCGCTCGACATGCTCATCGCCCTCAACTCCGGTCTGCCGGGTGCGTGCTCACTGCACGCGAACTCCGCGCGTGAGGCGATCGCCAAACTCTGCACTCTGCCGTTGCTCGCGGGAGAAAACATCTCGGCCGCGTTCGTCGTACCCACCGTCGCCACGGCGATCGACATCGTTGTCCACCTGCGCCATGACGGGCACGGCAACCGCCGCGTCACTGAGATTCTTGGGCTGTCCGGCCGCACCGAAGGAAACGTTGTCGAGACGACGGACCTGTTTGTCACGCGCACGGCGAGTAACGGGGAACAGCTGGAGCGGGCAACCGGGTTCCCGCCGCACGCCGAGCGCTACCACCGCGCCGGCATCGACCTGGCCCGACTGATGAGCACCGGGCCAAGCTGA
- a CDS encoding Clp protease N-terminal domain-containing protein, with protein sequence MMRAKFAPTTRDMVRIALNEARGRGDSVVGTDHLLVALLHDPPLASGVLGGRTPDDARSALRARDAAALRSAGVDVDPWDIPRAPAIADQSRLPMSAGLQQVLQAARHVATEHGCRRIQTHDLLAAVATRPAPDPALDLFNALGLEPARIAAELTA encoded by the coding sequence ATGATGCGCGCGAAGTTTGCTCCGACCACCCGCGACATGGTGCGAATCGCCCTGAACGAAGCACGAGGCCGCGGCGACTCCGTCGTCGGTACGGACCACCTGCTCGTGGCGCTGCTGCACGACCCGCCGCTCGCGTCCGGCGTACTCGGCGGGCGCACACCCGACGATGCGCGCTCCGCACTCCGAGCGCGTGATGCTGCTGCCCTCCGCTCGGCCGGCGTCGACGTGGACCCCTGGGATATCCCACGTGCGCCAGCGATCGCGGACCAGAGTCGGCTGCCGATGAGCGCCGGACTGCAGCAGGTCTTACAGGCTGCGCGTCACGTCGCGACAGAACACGGTTGCCGGAGGATCCAGACCCATGACCTACTGGCAGCGGTCGCCACTCGCCCTGCTCCGGATCCCGCGCTCGACCTATTCAACGCTCTCGGGCTCGAGCCGGCCCGAATCGCCGCCGAGCTAACGGCCTAA